The nucleotide sequence CATGAAATTAATAGGATTGCAGATAATTATATAGAATATTCTAGCTGGTTTAGAGAGTGATTTAATTATTATGTAATCGTGTCTTTCAGAAGATTAATTAGCTCCTCTGCAGATGAAATTTTATTTATTTCACTTGTATTTAAAATAACTTCTAAATTAACATGCTCTTTTTTTAAAATTATAGGGTAAGTATAATTAGTATTGGGGTAAAGTTTTAAAAATTCATCAATGTGATAGAATTTTATATCTAGATTACTATTAATTTTAAAAGCTTTCCAAATCTTATTTTCAGAAAATGTACCGTGTGTTAGCATACATAGATTACAAGTATAAGTTTTAGGGCTAAATAATTTATGACCAATATCAAACAAAGTATTTATAGTCCCTGAATTCGCATTATATATAAACAAAAGAGTATGCATCATTTTTATGACGATATATTATCATAAAGCTAACAATCTAAAAATCTAAATATAATACATCAAGATTGTTATTATTCAAAAGAGATGAGAGTACTCCAGTAGATGTATTTGTGTAAAAAATGGAATTTCCCAAA is from Flavobacteriaceae bacterium and encodes:
- a CDS encoding GTPase; amino-acid sequence: MHTLLFIYNANSGTINTLFDIGHKLFSPKTYTCNLCMLTHGTFSENKIWKAFKINSNLDIKFYHIDEFLKLYPNTNYTYPIILKKEHVNLEVILNTSEINKISSAEELINLLKDTIT